In one Scyliorhinus canicula chromosome 3, sScyCan1.1, whole genome shotgun sequence genomic region, the following are encoded:
- the atoh1a gene encoding protein atonal homolog 1a, with protein MSQVHSEDWAEMKELAATGRCLQHQQQTAQGYAAAALSLLDTDPRGWLAPTLQSTCSAHADYLSPGSSSEELLLLGAEAELACGGGGRGKSPIKVRELCKLKGVGLEELGCRQRAPPSRHVNGVQKQRRLAANARERRRMHGLNHAFDQLRNVIPSFNNDKKLSKYETLQMAQIYINALAELLQGGGEAEGQPRGAIPAAGSTPAAGALPAARRYPAPPAASYPSFPFPEAASAGRSPGGLPASSTSQEGSKTSPRSHRSDGEFSPRSHYSDSEDVPLDLQSEED; from the coding sequence ATGAGCCAGGTGCATTCGGAAGACTGGGCTGAAATGAAAGAGTTGGCCGCGACTGGAAGGTGTTTGCAGCATCAGCAGCAGACAGCTCAGGGGTACGCCgctgctgcactctccctgcTGGACACCGACCCGAGGGGCTGGCTGGCGCCCACCTTGCAGAGCACCTGCTCGGCTCACGCCGACTACCTGTCGCCTGGCTCGTCCtcggaggagctgctgctgctggggGCCGAGGCGGAGTTGGCATGCGGAGGAGGAGGACGGGGCAAGAGCCCCATCAAGGTGCGGGAGCTGTGCAAACTGAAGGGcgtggggctggaggagctgggctGCCGGCAGCGGGCCCCGCCGAGCCGGCACGTTAACGGCGTGCAGAAGCAGAGGAGGCTGGCGGCCAACGCCCGGGAGCGCCGCAGGATGCACGGCCTGAACCACGCTTTCGACCAGCTCCGCAATGTCATCCCCTCCTTCAACAACGACAAGAAGCTGTCCAAGTACGAGACGCTGCAGATGGCGCAGATCTACATCAACGCGCTGGCCGAGCTGCTGCAGGGGGGcggcgaggcggagggccagcCCCGGGGCGCCATTCCCGCCGCCGGCTCCACTCCCGCCGCCGGCGCCCTCCCCGCCGCCCGCCGCTACCCCGCGCCGCCCGCCGCCTCTtacccctccttccccttcccgGAGGCAGCCTCCGCCGGCAGGTCCCCCGGGGGGCtgcccgcctcctccacctcgcAGGAGGGCAGCAAGACCTCGCCCCGCTCCCATCGCAGCGACGGCGAGTTCTCCCCCCGCTCCCACTACAGCGACTCCGAGGATGTCCCCCTGGACCTGCAGAGCGAAGAGGAttaa